TGCTCGCGCCAGGACAAAGATAGAAGGCGTGCAATATGAAGTTTTTCCTCCTTCTTCTTTAGTCAGGCTGGCCGAAAATCCATCCAACACAACCAATGGAGACCTGAAGTACGCCTTGGAGTTGGGCTTGAAAGAATTTGATATGATTGATCGTCTATGCAGAGACTTGGGCATACTTTGGTCAGCCTCTGCTTGGGACGGGCTGTCCGCTCATTTCATCAACGGCTATGACGTCCAGTGGCTGAAAATCGCTTCTCCCTGTATGACAAATTCGGATCTTTTGCGGCGAGTTTGCCGTAAAGGAAAGCCTGTTTTTCTTTCAACCGGCGGAAGCACGATGGAACAGGTTGAGAAAGCGATTGCCGTCTTAAGGGAGGAAAACGAAAAGGCGGAAATAGTTCTGCTCCATTGCGTCTCTGTCTATCCCACTTTGGACGATCAGGCCAATATTAGGCTGGTTGACACTCTGCGGTTAGAGTTCCCCAAGATACTCATCGGTTACAGCGGGCATGAAGGGGATGACTTGGCGAGTTTAGTCGCCGTAAAACACGGCGCTTGTGTCGTGGAAAGGCATATTACTTTGGACAGGAATCTGCCGGGAAGCGATCACAAGGTCAGCTTGGACCCCGACCAATTCAGGAAGTTGGTTGAAAAAATCCGTCAGTTTGAGGAAGAACCAGCTAGCTTTGATTCTTTGGTCGGTCCGGAGAATTTAAACCGAGTCCCAATCATAGAGGGAGATGGGACAAAAAAGGTTTTGCCGTCGGAAGTCAGTGTTATGGAAAAACTGCGGCGGGTTAATGACCTATAAGAGTCCTTTCACAAGAAAACAGAAGCCCCCAGTCTTTGACTAGGGGCTTTTTTATTTGAAAATTAAATTTTTAAGAAAATTTAAACTCCCTTTCTGCTTACTATTGTCGCTATCGTTTTTAAAATAATAGACAGGTCAAGATAAATTGATCTGTTTTTTATATAAAATAAATCGTATTGGAGTTTTTTTAAGGTGTCTTCCCGACTCGGTGAGTGATATTCGCCGGAGATCTGATCCCAGCCGGTGATGCCGGGTTTCACTAGCATTCTTTCGTTATAAAAAGGAATTTTTTCTGCCAATTCTTTTATCAACTCCGGCCTTTCCGGGCGCGGACCGACAAAACTCATTTCCCCGCGCAGGATATTTATCACCTGGGGAATTTCATCAATCCTGGTTTTACGCAGCCAAGAGCCGAATTTTGTAATGCGA
This portion of the Patescibacteria group bacterium genome encodes:
- a CDS encoding N-acetylneuraminate synthase family protein; protein product: MFIKVDNRLIGPGQPTFIIAEIGINHNGSLPMALELVRVCKEIGCDAVKFQKRTVPVVYQGQLDAPRAVDPSIIQNARARTKIEGVQYEVFPPSSLVRLAENPSNTTNGDLKYALELGLKEFDMIDRLCRDLGILWSASAWDGLSAHFINGYDVQWLKIASPCMTNSDLLRRVCRKGKPVFLSTGGSTMEQVEKAIAVLREENEKAEIVLLHCVSVYPTLDDQANIRLVDTLRLEFPKILIGYSGHEGDDLASLVAVKHGACVVERHITLDRNLPGSDHKVSLDPDQFRKLVEKIRQFEEEPASFDSLVGPENLNRVPIIEGDGTKKVLPSEVSVMEKLRRVNDL